Proteins encoded together in one Calditrichota bacterium window:
- a CDS encoding SDR family oxidoreductase, whose product MNSELQGKVALITGASRGIGRAIALKFAQAGADVIVNYLEREDSATEVVEWIQGMGRKAVAIRADVSSELGVEMLFSQIPPEFSRLDILVNNAGPFKVKPALETTTEEWDLMLRGNLLSAFWVTQRAVPKILVSENGGSIVFIGAPNAERVGSQVVSCAYSIAKTGVVILAQTLARDLGPKKIRVNVVNPGFIENDSMTPRMKQWMPSEVPLGEIGQPGDIADAVLYLASDRAAYVNGSVLNVHGGLWT is encoded by the coding sequence ATGAACTCTGAGTTGCAAGGCAAAGTAGCCCTTATTACCGGCGCAAGTCGGGGAATCGGTCGCGCCATTGCGCTAAAGTTCGCGCAGGCTGGAGCGGATGTTATCGTAAATTACCTCGAACGCGAAGACAGCGCGACGGAAGTTGTTGAATGGATCCAAGGCATGGGACGCAAAGCGGTTGCGATTCGAGCGGATGTATCGTCTGAACTTGGCGTCGAAATGCTTTTTTCACAGATTCCTCCGGAATTCAGCCGCCTCGATATCCTCGTGAACAACGCAGGTCCATTCAAGGTGAAACCGGCGTTGGAAACGACGACTGAAGAATGGGACTTGATGCTGCGCGGCAATTTGTTGAGTGCATTTTGGGTAACTCAGCGCGCGGTTCCCAAGATTCTCGTATCCGAGAATGGCGGATCAATTGTTTTCATCGGCGCACCCAATGCGGAGCGCGTCGGTTCACAAGTCGTTTCCTGTGCATATTCGATTGCCAAGACAGGAGTCGTGATCCTCGCCCAGACCTTGGCACGCGATCTTGGCCCCAAAAAGATTCGAGTCAATGTCGTCAATCCGGGTTTTATCGAAAATGACTCAATGACGCCTCGCATGAAGCAATGGATGCCTTCCGAAGTCCCGTTGGGCGAAATTGGTCAGCCGGGAGACATCGCGGATGCTGTTTTGTACTTAGCATCCGACCGTGCAGCCTATGTAAACGGCTCGGTTCTCAATGTTCACGGTGGACTTTGGACTTAG
- a CDS encoding T9SS type A sorting domain-containing protein — protein sequence MLKCVILILWIVYAVPLQAQQLFETTTVTAFGDTALFRVQIPSGYDREHPPAIIVGWHALGGSQTEIFGWGYAEICEQRGWILASHMGPNDRHWNTRLAQLHCRAMLDWLTDHFPFSLDSIYMCGGSMGGAAGQVWHNNNCAYDDYLIAATAGGSQILDCQLRQEQYLASADTNRSMRVAFGGFPFESDSIAYEYHRYSAVHLADTLESMHFNCLTVPVWSNWSEEQWEWDAYGYPALEYEELRRSGAESRFAVASWVGHGFRAMYSPAVCDWLSHFAANRFPDTLSLAADEDGRYFFCDVVVGDSPYTFARWDIRKSAADKRLDISLLRNVRELTVHFVFPWTTLDRLFCDWSISSPENPTAVVTLADLPPNLLVLKNGSPAYRVSNSGSLTILLEQSETFVLTFDTTNVGVPNRIEIVRAFPNPFNNDMTLLIDSYDSRQSVVEVFDVLGRSMSRLHVDLLPSQNTVRLSLGDLPSGSYWLRTPNSAPVKVVLIR from the coding sequence ATGCTGAAATGTGTGATCCTAATTTTGTGGATAGTGTATGCAGTACCGCTGCAGGCACAACAGTTGTTTGAGACGACCACCGTCACTGCATTTGGCGATACCGCACTTTTTCGCGTTCAAATCCCTTCCGGATACGACCGTGAACATCCTCCGGCGATTATCGTGGGATGGCACGCGTTAGGCGGATCTCAAACGGAGATTTTTGGATGGGGATATGCCGAAATATGTGAACAACGAGGCTGGATACTCGCCAGCCACATGGGACCGAATGACCGCCATTGGAACACGAGACTCGCTCAGTTACATTGTCGCGCGATGCTCGATTGGCTCACCGATCACTTTCCGTTTTCGCTGGATTCCATCTATATGTGCGGCGGAAGCATGGGCGGGGCCGCGGGGCAGGTTTGGCACAACAATAACTGTGCCTATGACGACTATTTGATCGCAGCTACCGCAGGCGGATCGCAAATCTTGGATTGCCAACTACGACAAGAGCAATACCTTGCAAGCGCTGATACGAACCGCTCGATGCGTGTCGCCTTTGGGGGATTTCCGTTTGAATCGGATTCTATCGCCTACGAATATCATCGGTACAGCGCGGTTCACTTGGCGGATACTCTCGAATCCATGCACTTCAACTGCCTGACCGTTCCGGTGTGGAGTAACTGGAGCGAAGAACAGTGGGAGTGGGACGCTTACGGATATCCCGCCTTGGAATATGAAGAGCTTCGGAGGAGCGGCGCCGAGTCTCGTTTCGCGGTGGCAAGCTGGGTAGGACACGGTTTCCGTGCTATGTACTCGCCCGCAGTTTGCGACTGGCTGTCGCATTTCGCCGCAAACAGATTTCCTGACACACTTTCGCTTGCGGCGGATGAAGACGGTAGATACTTTTTCTGCGACGTCGTCGTGGGCGATTCACCCTATACGTTTGCACGTTGGGATATTCGAAAGAGCGCTGCAGACAAACGTCTGGACATATCACTGCTGCGAAATGTCCGCGAACTCACGGTTCACTTTGTCTTTCCGTGGACCACGCTCGACAGACTCTTTTGCGACTGGTCGATTTCGTCCCCCGAGAATCCCACTGCAGTCGTTACACTCGCTGACTTGCCGCCGAATTTGCTCGTGTTGAAGAATGGCAGTCCGGCGTACCGCGTCTCAAATAGCGGTTCGCTTACCATTCTTCTCGAACAAAGTGAGACATTCGTGCTGACTTTCGATACCACAAATGTCGGTGTGCCAAACCGAATTGAAATCGTGCGAGCTTTTCCCAATCCGTTTAACAATGACATGACACTTTTGATTGACAGTTACGACTCACGACAATCGGTTGTTGAAGTGTTTGACGTTTTGGGGCGCTCAATGTCACGATTGCACGTGGATCTGTTGCCTTCGCAAAACACAGTTCGCCTTTCGCTCGGCGATTTGCCCAGCGGTTCGTATTGGCTGAGAACACCAAACAGCGCGCCGGTCAAAGTCGTGCTGATACGTTAA
- a CDS encoding M42 family metallopeptidase yields the protein MSKNFYVDLLRELSDAFGPSGHEDDVRALIRKTIGPWVSDIREDALGNLIAFRPGKNGKRLMLDAHTDEIGIMVRHIDSRGFLRFATIGGWDDRMFPGHRVMFKSRAGNFYYGVIGMTPPHVLPPAQREKAILAEDYFIDIGADSLEEAEALGAAIGDPGTLAYPFREMKKDVFNGKAFDDRVGCLTVISLLKALHEGETKTEMDVYANFATSEEVGLRGAGPAAFGIDPHVAIAFEGTIGSDFPGVPEEKRPCAQRKGPVITIADKSVLVPRRMVNLMTECAQQTGVPYQYKMPLYGGTNAGSIHTTRAGILSGCIATPCRYIHSPNTTLYWPDFENTLKLAKRVVERAHELA from the coding sequence ATGTCAAAAAACTTCTACGTTGATTTGCTGCGCGAATTGTCAGATGCGTTCGGGCCGTCCGGCCATGAAGACGACGTTCGCGCCTTGATTCGGAAAACAATTGGTCCGTGGGTGTCCGATATTCGCGAAGACGCGTTGGGCAATTTGATTGCATTCAGGCCCGGTAAGAACGGAAAACGATTGATGCTCGATGCGCACACGGATGAGATCGGAATTATGGTGCGCCACATAGACTCTCGCGGCTTTTTGCGATTCGCGACCATCGGTGGCTGGGACGACCGCATGTTTCCGGGGCACCGAGTTATGTTCAAATCGCGCGCGGGGAATTTCTATTACGGCGTGATCGGAATGACTCCGCCGCACGTCTTGCCTCCGGCACAGCGTGAAAAGGCCATTCTTGCCGAAGACTACTTCATTGACATCGGCGCAGACTCCCTTGAAGAAGCGGAAGCGCTCGGTGCCGCCATTGGCGATCCTGGCACATTGGCCTATCCTTTTCGAGAAATGAAAAAGGATGTCTTCAATGGCAAGGCGTTTGATGACCGCGTGGGATGTCTGACAGTAATTTCTCTTCTGAAGGCACTCCATGAAGGCGAGACCAAGACGGAAATGGACGTGTATGCAAACTTTGCCACGAGCGAGGAAGTCGGGTTGCGCGGAGCAGGTCCGGCGGCATTCGGGATTGACCCGCACGTGGCCATAGCATTTGAAGGTACAATTGGATCGGATTTTCCGGGAGTTCCGGAAGAAAAACGGCCCTGCGCACAACGCAAAGGGCCGGTGATTACGATTGCCGATAAGTCGGTTCTCGTGCCGCGCCGCATGGTCAATTTGATGACTGAATGTGCGCAGCAGACAGGAGTTCCGTATCAATACAAAATGCCGCTCTATGGCGGCACAAATGCTGGTTCGATTCACACGACGCGCGCCGGAATCCTGTCGGGATGTATCGCAACTCCTTGTCGCTACATTCACTCACCGAATACGACGTTGTACTGGCCGGACTTTGAGAACACTCTCAAACTCGCCAAGCGTGTCGTCGAGCGTGCTCACGAACTCGCTTAA